gataAGCCATTTAGACACGGTCTCGCATTTTTGTAGAGAGAAAAATATTCTCAGAAACTAAAACAATGTTGGCGTTCCAATTAAAAGTGGATCATGTGAGCTAAAGCGTTCCTGGTAAGCGTGTATTTACAGCTGGGAGAAAGGTGTTCTTGTGAGGTTATGCAAGAATTGAATTTATGACTTTAGAAATATGGAGCGCCCTCATTGCTAGAAACCGACTCTGTGTAATTTATAGATGTGTGTTCATTTGGTTGATTTATCATCACATGTTCCTTCCCAAACGGTCTTGatctatttttgtgtgtgtgtgtgtgcttcctgttgCTGTGGAAAAAGACCTGAAGTCCTAAACCAGTCTGAAGAAAACTGGGACGCTGGACATCCTTGATACTTGCTGTTGTGTTTACTTGAACATCAAACTATATCCTTCACATCCATGGCAGCTTCTATTGTGCTGTTCAGTAGCAGAAACACTGACTGGCTTAGGAACCCTATACTTTACAAAACTTTGGTCACAGATGGTGAGGAGGACAACTATTTGCATGTtctgtgtttttaaatgtgGGTTGTATCAGGGTGATTATGGCAGTATAATGACACATTCTGTAATCTGTACTGTATTCAGTGCTTTGTGGCTATGCATTTATATGATATCTTATTGGgctctgttaaaagaaaataagccTATTCAAGGTAAATTGAGAGGGTATCAGATGCTTTATAATGACCTTTGATAACAATCACCTTTCTTTCTTAGCCTTGTGTGCACTTTAGAATAACTGCTGCTTCCCAACTATAGACTGTGTTACGCTGATAGCCACTTAATGCAGTTTAGAGTTAGTTTACTGGGATAAACAATCCAGTCCATGCAATCTTTGAATGAGTCAATTACACCAGGTTATTTTAGACTGTAAAGGATTTTTTTCTCCATAATGTCAGAATACAGAGATTGTTGTATTACAATTACACAGAAGAAAGATCTGTTGttttgttgtggtggtggtggtggtggtggtggtggtggtggtggtggtggtggttttcAATGAGACCCTAAAGGTTACCACTTGACAACTGAACTGACCTTCAAAGAGGACGAGAAAGCTTTAGAGATTAGCGTAAACAAGTACACCACTCTTCATGAAAATATATTCGTCTCCCGTCTATAAAAGCCCCCTCTTGTCCACATCCCGCACACTTCAATAGTCTCCTCGTCACAGTGACGGCATGAGCCAgctgctccctccctcagctCACTACAGAAGCTGCTCGAGATAACCGACTGCACCCCTGCTGTGAAGTCAGTGGAGCGCCCGTGCTTCTAAACGAATGGAGGGATGCTTAGCCTAGAACGATTTTCTTTCACCTAATAAGCCGGTGCTGTTAAGATGTTGAGTCGGTTTCAATGGAGGATATCCAAAGAAAGTACTCATTATAATTCTGGAAAGTAACGTTCTAAAACAAACTTGCTGTAGACTACGCAATTATGAACGACATAAAACTCGCAGTCTTGGGAAGTGGAGGAGTCGGGAAATCAGGTAGGGTTTCTGAAGTGCTCAACAACTTGGATTTTGATTTGGTTTATAACGTTTTAACTAATGAGCGTATTCATTCCTACAGCTCTCATCGTTCGATTCCTGACAAGGCGATTTATTGGCGAATATGCATCCTCATCAGGTAAAATGTTAATGGTTTTTGACCTGAAGGACAGCGGCTAGACTTCGTTTTTGTTGATTAAATGCCAGTctgagtttttttatttttttcatcaaTTTTAAgtcgcttaacccttgtgttatcttcgggtcattctgacccatcagtcattgtgacccaccgtcgtattgcgacaaatttacctcatacaaaaacaaagtgaagcattttcttttaactgtcgggctgtctcagaccccccacattggaatggttaaaagaaaattatttttatttgtttttgtattgggtaaaattgggtaaacacaacaatggttcgttatgaacctttgggtcatgtgacccgaaggcagcacgagggttaagtcatAAAGTTCCTAGTGTGAACAGTGTTAACGGACCATTTATATTCAACCAGACGTCTACTTCTATTAAGTAGCCTATAACAGTTGAAATGTTCGATAGTAGGCACAATTATTCCCATAATGTGGATGTTACTTAGATAAACTGAGTCAATTCAGTAAGTCAATTGAATTTGTCCATATGGATTGTGTTGTTTGTCTTCAATTAAAGCCCTGGGAATATTATCTATTGACTATTGAAATATAAACCCATCTGGTGGAAGATTGGCCTTTCTAGGGAGGAATTCTGATACACATCCTGAAGTTTTGGCCCTGACAGTGGCTCAATAGGCCATTGTTTCTTGGAGTTAATCTAGTTTCACCTGAGCCGCTGACCACTCTCCCTATGGCACTGCTTGGCACCTTGCCAAGTCAGAGTCTAAGCCAAAAATGCTGCAGTCAAAGAATGTTGGCAACTCATGATTGTACATTAAGAGCGATACATTATATACTGTTGGGGCAGCCATTTTATTGCTTAAAtcaatctctcgctctctctctctctttggatctctctgtatttctctccttctctcccgcaGAGTGTATTTACAGGAAGCGTCTCTCTATTGACGGCAGACAACTCAATCTGGAGCTCTATGATCCTTGTTCCCAGGTGAGTCCAGATCTGGGAGAGGGAACAGCACAGACACTGCAACCTTCATGGCCACGCTAACATGTCGGTGGAGATAACTGAGTTCACATTGACACTTAATGCCCTCAACGCCCCCCGAAAACATACTGTGGCACCTTATCAGCGCCTATCATCTGCACCCATTCATCTCATCTGTAAAAACCCGAACACAATTAATGGGGACCGTATGAAGCAGGGAGCCAGGGCAATCTGTCTCACTTACAGTGCCTAGACCCAGATGCCTGGCTCTTGGCTCCCTGGACAGACCCAGAGCCCCTTACTGAGATTCAGCCAAGAAGTCCATAAATCACAGATCCCGGACCTCATTTGTCTGAATTAGTCCAGAACCAATTCCCCAAGTGAAGAAAACTGGGCTAAGAATGCCCGCACAgcaaaagaaaagtatattaCTTTCAGATGACTGCAGTATGCTTTAGCAGCGAGGTAAAGGATGACAGTGATGAttaaaccttttttttcccATGGAACAGCGTCACGGGGGAACTTTGGGGTGTAATACGGCTGCTAACGGGTTTGAGGTGGCGATTCTGTGACGTTGACCCCCATCTTTCTGCTGTCCATCCGTGTGTCCTCTGTAGGGTGGAGAGGGAAAGTCCAACCTCAATGACCAGATCCACTGGGCCGATGGCTTCGTGGTCGTCTATGACATCAGCGACCGTTCCTCTTTCATCACCGCCAAGGCCATAGTGCACCTGATCCGAGAGCTGCAACTGGGCGTGGCCAAAAGGTATGCCCCCCCTCCAACTCAGTGCACACTTCACCTCCATCTCAGTCTGTTTATTCTCCGTCCCTCATTGGTCACCTTCCATGGGGCTGATGTTGGCTCCTGGCCGTGAAATAACTAAGCGGGCTACAGATTTGAACAGTCATTCATCTCAAGGGCTGTAACGTCAGTACAGCAACAACTTTCGCCTGTACTGGCCCTGTCCTTGGCTGAAAGCCGCTCTTTGACAAGGATGGATCTGGTCTTCATTCAGAGTATAGGTGGATAATCCAGCGCACAGCACGGCCTCCCCTCCTGCTAGCTGTTGCCATGAATGCAACGTTGACTCAGCGACCGCATCTCAGTCGACGCCTGCGGGCCCCGGCGTCTCGTCTGTCGTCTATAAAGAGCCCTGCGGCAGCGCTCGATATTTCGCTTTTCGTTGTCTTCGTGTCGTTTCCATCAGAAGGTATCGTGTTCCTTCGTCTGCTCATGCTctcctctgtgcccccccccccccctttcccctcccccacaggGACACGGACTCTCTGGTGTTCCTGGTGGGGAACAAGCAGGACCTGTGCCACATGAGGGAGGTGCGCCGCGAGGAGGGCCAGCGTCTGGCCGCCGAGCACCGCTGTCAGTTCTACGAGCTGTCGGCCGCCGAGCACTACCAGGAAGTGGTCCTCATGTTCTCCAAGATGGTCCACAACGCCAGCATGGGCAGCAAGGCCAAGGAGCGTCGGCGCCGCCCCAGCGGCTCCAAGTCCATGGCCAAGCTCATCAACAATGTGTTTGGCAAGCGGAGAAAATCGGTGTGAGACCCCGCCCCTGCCACCTGCCCTGGTGTTTAAACCAAATTCACCTAACAGGCTATCAGCAGGACTGTTTTTGAAGACTCGCGCATGGATTCGAGACCAATAGACTGACCAAATATAGCCTGAGAGCTATTCCCTGGTCTGTTAATGCTAATGCTGTTGCTATCGTTGTAACGTGAAgttacattttgttttgagGTATACATGATAATACATTTGTGCACTGTGCTTTTCGGATGGGACTACTTTTAGCTTACTGCCTTCCTGACTTACTCACATTGAACGTACCTTTGGCTTGCAATCGTCAGGGAATGGCATATTTAGCACATGATATTTCAACCAATTGTACAGTGGTTGGGTGATTGTGTAAGAGTTATGTATTGTAAGCCTTAGTGGTATTTTGACCTTGCCAAATAAATGTGATGTAAGTCCTTAACTCCTGTATAATagcttttttttaattttacccCACATATACGAAACACAAGGGGTTAATCTTGATCTTTTATTTTATGGGTCATATGACCTTCAGCCTACTGTATGTCTACTGTGGCATGATTGAAAGACGATTTCCAGTAGTAGAATAGCTCATGCAAAGAAATGTACAGGCTTGGTTTGGGATGGTAAAGTAGGTTAAGACAATAACTGATAAAGCTGTAGGTTAAACCTCTCTGTGAGTAAGAACTGAGAAGAGTTGTGgagcgagaagagagagggaaagagagattagAAAGACGACGCTAATTCACCTGCCACATCTTTCACCTCTCACATTGTTCATACACTACTTATCAATTATGCGATGTGACTGATACTGAAGCAAGTGTGCTATTGCTGGATATATTCCATGGTGGCTAGCACTGTCATTTTtatcaaacaataacattacagctTGGCTGAAAGGAAAGTTATTTTCATCCTGCCTCTGGGGAAATTATTTTCACTGCAACTCTCCAGTGTCTCTCCAGGATGATTGCAGGTTTGTGTTGCCTTTCATTTAGCTTGTAAATGATTAACTAATAAAGTAATCTCCCAGACAGGCTGCAGTTTGTTAATTAGCATGGTGATCATGATAGCATTGCttttctggtgtgtgtctgtgttaatatgtgtgtctctgtgttaaaTAATGCAAAAAAGTGTCTGTCAGAGATTATGAACCCATCAGACAGCAAACCCAGAAATGAAATGACGATTCAATATGGATGAGGGACCTGTTCTGTTCAAACAGTCCTCACATGCAtatcttctcctcctgctctgagTATTTGCCAAAGAATGACCTAACCCAGGGAAGTCTAGCGATtatacaaaaataaattgaGTTGACATTTGTCCAGGTCCTAGCAAACTATATCTCTGGCCAAGAACATTCTGAACTGTTTGGCTGAAACCCAACGCTGCCATTCCCAgatcaatatatatattttttccatagtcaagagagacagagagaaagaacagaatAGTATGAAAGAGTGAACAACAAGGGAGTGGGAAAAGGGATGATGAGAAAACAGAGCCTGGACCACTGAAACTGCCAGAGGAGCGTTATCTCTGCATAGATGCATGAACGAGGTCAGGGGTCGTCGATGCACGAAGCCTCAGATGTGGTTACGGAGACTGCGGGAACAGCTCGCTCACCTGGACCCACCACTATGGGGGTGCTGTCAATGTTTTCAACGCTGCAGATAAGCATTTTGTAAACAAACACCTGGCCTCGTCAGGAAATATGTACCCTGGCTTCTTCTGTCCTCCACGCCCGCAAACATGTCGACTGAACTGTACGCTAGGGTGAAATGTAGTTTGTTCTAGTATCGGCCTGTGTTTTCTCATGTCATGCTAGGAAGGCTTTCACCACAATTTATTTGTATACGCACCTTTTTGGGGTAAATCCAGTGGAAACAGAGGTGTAAGAAGTTTTCTTTAAGGAACAAATACATTTATCATCAGCCTAAAGAACACAGATTTTAAGTTGAATCGAAATACCAATGTGTCATTCTGTAAATCAAAAGAACAAGATCCCGGTAAGAGGATTAGGACCAGCCTCTGGGCAGCCATTTTCAGCACCTTAGCTTTGATTTGCTTTTCTTTGTAGGGGTCTTCAacaaggaggggtggggggaatgaCATGTAAAGCCATGGATTATGGGTAAATACAGACTGACTCTTGTGCCCATTTTCAGGCAACAGCCACCTCTTAAGCCCTTTAGGAAATCTGGGCATTAGACAGTCTGAAGAATTGTTGTTTATCACAGCCCCTGTTTATAGCTGCTCTTTCAGTGTGAAGGCGTTGAAATGTAGCTGGGGAGAGGGTGCCCGaagaggcagagtggggagaggtgTCGCTGGAAAGCAAAAAAAATaacccttttttttttcaaaacacaggCCTGTAGTGAGAGTCAAAGCCCAACcagttcacctcctcctcttcttccaacACCCCCAAGTTCTGCAGCTGCACCTGACAAAGCATTGGCTCGTTGAGGAGAGACTGAGCACCAGTGGATCTGATGTGTAGGATGGTGTTTATTGTGCGATGCAAGCCTGCTCTGTTTCTATTCGATCCTAGTGTAAgactttgttttctgttttttctGGTCAATTGAAAATGCGTTGCATCCATCTCAGGAGGGGGCACATGAAATGCAAATCTGTTATTTCATAGTTAGGTAAGGCAAACATATTCAAAAGGCATCTCAATCAAGGTGATGCTTTGGCTTGAAGTCTCACCAGAATCCCACAGCAGTGAATGATGTCTGTTGTTATGGTGACCCCATAAAAAGAAAATCactttaagtaaaaaaaaatgaaagaaataaAAAGGATTTCGATTTTCTTCCTGAGCCACCAGCGGTCTTCTTGCCTGCCTGCAGGGTAGCGTAGGGGAGACCGGTGGATGAAGCTGTAGATGCGGCCGACCGTAGCAAAGCTTGATGGGCTGTAATAGGGTCAGCAGACCACGCTTGCTGCAGAGGCCTGGAATCTGTTTGATGTTGCCGTGGCGGcgtgaatggtcgacatctggcCCTGATTAGGCCTATAGACAGGGAGGGTCCATACACGCAGAGAGCCTGAGCCCAGTGTGTTTTGACAGTGGAGTTATCATCTCCGTGGGCTACGGAGGCGCCCTAATCTGTTCCATCCATTCTAAATCCCACTAACGTTCGCTCGCCTTGCCAAGATCACTGGGATGATTGACAGGTGGGTGAAAAACTGTGTTTGAAATCTTACCACAAACAGTCTCCTATGCACTCTGAAATCAAGAAGTCTGTACCAGAAATCCTCACTATGATTGAATTTAGAACAAAGAACAGAGGATGTTTTTTCCACCAAGGACCAACAAGGAAACATGGAATATCCCATGTAGGTCTGTGACAAAGACTAGAAATGTACTGTGTGCACTCTGGGAGTTTGCAGGAGGCAGTCTTTCATTCAACTTTACCGATGTGAAACTATGAAATGCGCTGCTTGCTGATAACTTTGGGACAGCTTGTGGGAAAATGAATTGAAGCTAACTACgtgcagctgaaaa
The Osmerus eperlanus chromosome 17, fOsmEpe2.1, whole genome shotgun sequence DNA segment above includes these coding regions:
- the rergla gene encoding ras-related and estrogen-regulated growth inhibitor-like protein gives rise to the protein MNDIKLAVLGSGGVGKSALIVRFLTRRFIGEYASSSECIYRKRLSIDGRQLNLELYDPCSQGGEGKSNLNDQIHWADGFVVVYDISDRSSFITAKAIVHLIRELQLGVAKRDTDSLVFLVGNKQDLCHMREVRREEGQRLAAEHRCQFYELSAAEHYQEVVLMFSKMVHNASMGSKAKERRRRPSGSKSMAKLINNVFGKRRKSV